A genomic segment from Pseudomonas sessilinigenes encodes:
- a CDS encoding MliC family protein, with protein sequence MKALIAAAMLGLLAGCADLHLLKSPTTDEWTTWVCDSQAQVLWRYADDSRKAVDVRLGGDDQVRRLKLEPSGSGTLYSDDMLAFHVKGEEGLVYWVATNDLIGRGCKAP encoded by the coding sequence ATGAAAGCTTTGATCGCCGCGGCGATGCTGGGGCTGCTTGCCGGGTGCGCTGATCTGCACCTGCTCAAGTCACCGACCACCGATGAATGGACCACCTGGGTATGCGATAGCCAGGCACAGGTGCTCTGGCGCTACGCCGATGACAGCCGCAAGGCCGTCGACGTACGCCTGGGGGGTGACGATCAGGTTCGCCGCCTGAAGCTCGAGCCTAGCGGTTCGGGCACGCTGTACAGCGACGACATGCTGGCGTTTCACGTCAAGGGTGAGGAAGGCCTGGTCTACTGGGTCGCCACCAATGACTTGATCGGCCGCGGCTGTAAAGCGCCGTAG